A part of Maridesulfovibrio hydrothermalis AM13 = DSM 14728 genomic DNA contains:
- a CDS encoding pseudouridine synthase, producing the protein MTEKKTIRLNKFIASAGLTSRRGADDLVKQGKVNINGETADSPGIQVDPEIDQVEVNGKLIEYDSQAENVYVLLHKTIETVTTAYDPEGRKTVLDLLPAEIVKKRVFPVGRLDFYSEGLLMLTTDGELCNRMTHPKWHLPKIYQLTIRGKLTERQISIMESGMCLEDGELLAPVKVKTLSEIGDTSKYELILHQGINRQIRRMFSDFKKTILRLKRVRQGRLELGDLKPGKWRELTAKEITLLKNDLKMK; encoded by the coding sequence ATGACTGAAAAAAAAACTATTCGATTAAATAAATTTATTGCATCTGCGGGCCTCACATCCAGACGCGGAGCTGATGATCTGGTTAAGCAGGGTAAAGTTAATATCAATGGTGAAACTGCCGACTCTCCCGGTATTCAGGTTGACCCTGAAATTGATCAGGTTGAGGTTAACGGCAAACTTATTGAGTATGATTCGCAGGCTGAAAACGTTTATGTCCTGTTGCATAAAACCATTGAGACTGTAACCACTGCTTACGATCCAGAGGGGCGGAAGACTGTTCTTGATCTTTTGCCTGCTGAGATTGTTAAAAAGAGAGTCTTCCCTGTCGGCAGGCTTGATTTCTACTCCGAAGGGCTGCTGATGTTGACCACTGACGGTGAACTGTGCAACCGCATGACCCACCCTAAATGGCATCTGCCTAAAATTTATCAGCTCACCATCAGAGGCAAACTTACTGAACGGCAGATTTCCATCATGGAATCAGGAATGTGCCTTGAGGACGGAGAGCTTTTGGCTCCGGTCAAAGTAAAAACTTTAAGTGAAATCGGAGACACCTCTAAGTACGAACTGATTCTGCATCAAGGAATCAACCGTCAGATCAGGCGCATGTTCAGTGATTTCAAGAAAACGATCTTAAGACTGAAAAGGGTCCGGCAAGGTCGACTGGAGCTGGGCGACCTGAAACCCGGCAAATGGCGGGAGCTTACAGCTAAAGAAATAACTCTGCTTAAAAATGATTTGAAGATGAAATAA
- the lolA gene encoding outer membrane lipoprotein chaperone LolA, with protein MHFRILILIISIMLSFSTIASAAELTTEIQKTYDAIRSFKADFTQTLTNAASKEQEVRTGQIVFKQPSLLRWESVKPEKELLIVGESVVWDYFPEDRVAFKYRTKQLFNSKTMIKFISGKAKLEEDFVVENQGNDNGLIKLKLLPLEPETGLVLAYVWVDPEKKMLAKTLVIDFYGNGNEVTMTNVEIDPEVDDTLFQFTPPDGVDVEDNTKNN; from the coding sequence ATGCATTTTAGAATTCTAATATTAATTATCTCGATTATGTTATCTTTCAGCACCATTGCATCTGCGGCTGAACTTACAACCGAGATTCAGAAAACATATGATGCCATTAGAAGTTTCAAGGCCGACTTTACCCAGACTTTGACCAATGCGGCAAGCAAGGAACAGGAAGTGCGGACCGGACAAATCGTTTTTAAACAACCCTCGCTTTTGCGCTGGGAATCGGTAAAGCCTGAAAAAGAATTGTTAATTGTCGGCGAGTCTGTTGTCTGGGACTATTTTCCCGAGGATCGGGTTGCATTTAAATATCGCACTAAGCAACTGTTCAACTCAAAGACCATGATTAAGTTCATTTCCGGCAAGGCGAAACTTGAAGAAGATTTTGTAGTAGAAAATCAGGGAAATGATAACGGGCTGATTAAACTTAAGCTTTTGCCCCTTGAGCCGGAGACAGGACTCGTATTAGCCTATGTCTGGGTTGATCCTGAAAAAAAAATGCTGGCTAAAACTCTGGTGATCGATTTTTACGGAAACGGCAATGAAGTAACCATGACCAATGTTGAAATAGATCCTGAAGTCGATGATACATTATTCCAGTTCACACCTCCTGACGGGGTGGATGTGGAAGACAATACAAAAAATAATTAA
- a CDS encoding L-2-amino-thiazoline-4-carboxylic acid hydrolase → MKEQPVSQLTRRCIEAELYGQLYETITEKLGKEAALEIIAENLRKTAFQAGQEFAALAQEKSLAHFATVVEIWKKGDAIEVADISIDGNTLSIEVVRCMYQESYRKMGLPEELCRMLSCSRDEPFAKGYSRKIRMERLTTLADGGNHCPFIFHWD, encoded by the coding sequence ATGAAAGAACAACCTGTATCACAACTCACCCGCCGATGCATTGAAGCTGAACTTTACGGGCAGCTATATGAAACCATAACTGAAAAACTGGGAAAAGAAGCAGCCCTTGAAATTATAGCTGAAAATTTAAGAAAAACCGCCTTTCAAGCAGGACAGGAATTTGCTGCTTTGGCGCAGGAAAAAAGCCTTGCTCACTTCGCAACAGTCGTTGAAATTTGGAAAAAAGGTGATGCCATTGAAGTGGCAGATATATCTATTGATGGAAATACTCTTTCAATAGAAGTAGTGCGATGCATGTATCAAGAGTCGTACCGGAAAATGGGCCTTCCGGAAGAGCTGTGCCGTATGCTTTCATGCAGCAGGGACGAACCTTTTGCAAAAGGGTACAGCAGAAAAATCCGCATGGAACGCCTGACAACTCTGGCCGACGGCGGAAATCACTGTCCCTTTATATTCCACTGGGATTAA